Proteins found in one Litorihabitans aurantiacus genomic segment:
- a CDS encoding transglutaminase-like domain-containing protein, translated as MRRSVSSTIELTLSEGPAQLAFMVAVARVPGLRIDERLTIHLGDEPVTATEIVAPHHGVVHDLTVDPGVSGTPLVLSYHATVEDVWDDLEASDDGEEADPIVGEAGGPIDLLMYLRPSRYAESDKFLGTSRAEFAGLRGRELLQAVSDWVNQHLRYTPGWSRPTDGAVETLLARQGVCRDFAHVAVALLRALDVPARLTAVYAPGLFPMDFHAVAEAWVEDGWHVVDPTRLAPRQTLVRVATGRDASDTAFLSSYGARLTLDRLKVLATSEPYLPTDDHTALLRIP; from the coding sequence GTGCGCCGCAGCGTCTCCTCCACCATCGAGCTCACCCTCAGCGAGGGCCCGGCCCAGCTCGCGTTCATGGTGGCTGTCGCGCGCGTGCCCGGGCTGCGCATCGACGAGCGGCTGACGATCCACCTCGGGGACGAGCCCGTGACGGCCACCGAGATCGTGGCCCCGCACCACGGCGTCGTCCACGACCTCACCGTGGACCCCGGTGTCTCCGGCACGCCGCTGGTGCTCAGCTACCACGCCACGGTCGAGGACGTGTGGGACGACCTCGAGGCGTCGGACGACGGCGAGGAGGCGGACCCGATCGTCGGCGAGGCCGGTGGCCCCATCGACCTGCTGATGTACCTGCGCCCGAGCCGCTACGCGGAGTCGGACAAGTTCCTCGGCACCTCGCGCGCGGAGTTCGCCGGGCTGCGCGGGCGCGAGCTGCTGCAGGCCGTCTCGGACTGGGTCAACCAGCACCTGCGCTACACGCCCGGCTGGAGCAGGCCCACGGACGGCGCCGTCGAGACGCTGCTCGCACGCCAGGGCGTGTGCCGCGACTTCGCGCACGTCGCCGTCGCGCTGCTGCGCGCGCTCGACGTGCCCGCCCGGCTGACGGCCGTCTACGCCCCCGGTCTCTTCCCGATGGACTTCCACGCCGTGGCCGAGGCGTGGGTCGAGGACGGCTGGCACGTCGTCGACCCCACCCGGCTGGCGCCGCGCCAGACGCTCGTGCGCGTGGCCACGGGGCGAGACGCGTCGGACACCGCGTTCCTCTCCAGCTACGGCGCGCGGCTCACGCTCGACCGGCTCAAGGTGCTCGCGACGTCGGAGCCCTACCTCCCCACGGACGACCACACCGCGCTGCTGCGGATCCCGTGA
- a CDS encoding GNAT family N-acetyltransferase has translation MNALAFADHPEQGRWTRADLDARLAEPWFDASTLWVLDDEASDDEASDGPAAASVWVKWPAGEAAEIYVLAAHPDRGGRGLGGRVLRHALGEIARVGARDVELYVDGGNAAARRLYEREGFTVRTRDVRYTTSSRPADGGATIGP, from the coding sequence CTGAACGCGCTCGCGTTCGCCGACCACCCGGAGCAGGGCCGGTGGACGCGCGCCGACCTCGACGCCCGGCTCGCCGAGCCGTGGTTCGACGCCTCGACGCTGTGGGTGCTCGACGACGAGGCGTCCGACGACGAGGCGTCCGACGGCCCCGCAGCGGCGAGCGTGTGGGTCAAGTGGCCGGCGGGTGAGGCCGCCGAGATCTACGTGCTCGCCGCGCACCCGGACCGCGGCGGCCGGGGTCTGGGCGGCCGCGTGCTGCGCCACGCGCTGGGCGAGATCGCGCGGGTGGGCGCTCGCGACGTCGAGCTCTACGTGGACGGCGGCAACGCCGCGGCGCGACGGCTGTACGAACGCGAGGGGTTCACCGTGCGAACGCGCGACGTCCGGTACACGACGTCCTCGCGACCCGCCGACGGGGGTGCCACGATAGGGCCATGA